A single Plasmodium knowlesi strain H genome assembly, chromosome: 13 DNA region contains:
- a CDS encoding lipoate-protein ligase B, putative, producing MIKRLLLVQAAISLVIVCSTKKLKNEEQILRTRCTSLLKGVKYKAHKRAFVQTISGSLKKEKYNTRKAHSTNEILIFDLSKKLINYKLAFELQNWLHQSKINFQSGNKFPIHSNTPKFVKAKIERFEENLKKYDFCFILQHTPCYTLGSSAHLGDILLDKRNYYIEELGDMYNNFDERTLFQFVNKHEYIKSEIDESENYDEGKNYFDRFSQNGNKVKMPIYRINRGGKVTYHGPGQLILYFILDLKRYPCNYSERGGSHLSQRKDDYEGEQYQMEEHNEERLPHSCNTNLNKKTESSFDLHKTVNNIQKVGVEILDKFKIKAHTKENSIGVFYKDKKLISIGVKIRKYISMHGMALNFNLDKNFLKYLLPCGMSHTDYTSMHELDEVKIRERRRTGVSRNPEREREMAISSTLLNELALNCAHSLGRIFNAKVKISSDIGEVFA from the coding sequence ATGATTAAGAGACTCCTTTTGGTGCAGGCTGCGATAAGCCTTGTGATCGTTTGCTCCACGAAGAAGTTAAAGAATGAAGAACAAATCCTCCGAACAAGGTGTACTAGTCTGCTGAAGGGTGTGAAATACAAAGCGCACAAAAGAGCGTTTGTACAGACAATCAGCGGGtctttaaaaaaggagaagtacAACACACGGAAAGCACACTCGACAAATGAAATTCTCATTTTTGATTTGAGCAAAAAACTTATAAATTACAAACTCGCTTTTGAACTGCAAAACTGGTTGCATCAATCCAAAATTAATTTCCAAAGTGGAAACAAATTTCCCATACATTCGAACACACCTAAATTCGTGAAAGCTAAAATTGAGAGGTTTGAAGAAAATCTTAAGAAATATGATTTTTGCTTCATTCTTCAGCATACTCCATGCTACACCTTAGGAAGCTCAGCACACCTGGGTGACATCCTTCTGGATAAAAGGAATTACTACATTGAGGAATTAGGGGATATGTACAACAACTTCGACGAAAGGActcttttccaatttgttaaTAAACACGAATATATTAAAAGCGAAATAGATGAGAGTGAAAATTAtgatgaagggaaaaactaTTTTGACAGgttttcacaaaatggaaataaagtCAAAATGCCGATATATCGTATTAACAGAGGAGGAAAGGTAACATATCATGGACCGGGACAGCTAATCTTGTATTTCATTTTAGATTTAAAAAGGTATCCCTGTAACTATAGCGAAAGGGGGGGGTCCCATTTGTCCCAACGTAAGGATGATTACGAGGGGGAACAATATCAAATGGAAGAACACAATGAGGAAAGGCTTCCACACTCATGCAACACTAACCTCAACAAAAAGACAGAAAGCTCGTTTGACCTACACAAAACAGTAAATAATATACAAAAGGTTGGAGTCGAAATTCTGgacaaatttaaaataaaagcgCATACTAAGGAAAATTCCATTGGCGTTTTTTACAAAGATAAAAAGCTCATTTCAATCGGtgtgaaaataagaaaatacaTATCCATGCATGGAATGGCTTTAAATTTCAACCTTGACAAGAActttttgaaatatttaCTGCCCTGCGGCATGAGTCACACTGATTACACCTCAATGCATGAGCTGGATGAAGTTAAAATTAgagagagaagaagaacaggagTCAGCCGGAACCCTGAACGAGAAAGAGAAATGGCTATCTCCTCCACACTGCTCAACGAATTGGCACTTAACTGCGCACACTCGCTAGGAAGAATTTTTAATGCCAAGGTGAAGATTTCGAGCGATATAGGTGAGGTTTTTGCTTAA
- a CDS encoding mitochondrial import receptor subunit TOM7, putative, which translates to MNFNKPDYTMAKGNSNSLSSKMINKMYSMSIHLCDYIIRPLLFYCFTPFIFGYGLHYNDEFTLNPFKLIPKILIG; encoded by the exons ATGAATTTTAACAAACCGGATTACACAATGGCAAAGGGGAACAGCAATTCCCTTTCCTCGAAGATGATTAACAAG ATGTATTCCATGTCAATTCACCTGTGCGATTACATCATAAGGCCACTCCTCTTCTACTGCTTCACGCCCTTCATATTTGGATATGGACTTCACTACAATGACGAATTTACGCTGAACCCATTTAAACTAATCCCCAAAATATTGATAGGCTGA
- a CDS encoding DnaJ protein, putative — protein MKSMSSYDTGPESSELSSFSLKRKSSSKGKGDKHSKGKNVEKSNSADYSDEKETKKKDEQKKKKNEQKDKKSIMSNDQSKNAKSGKQSNVEKTPVDMFKSKLKLLTDNIIIIAIILSFMTLITFKYLEEKYSMEKYLEEGDSFDYYEVLKCKRSDSINKIKKNYRDLSKIYHPDSNKDCKDCDKKFRDITKAYKTLSDPRLKKAYDHSKGKVLKLIESNSINLTMRNYKDLVENSNDYWIIQVYSDTDNLSLNFSKIWEEAFDKYNEYISFGRINILTDKKLVKAKVPFNVKIFPTIFILAPDGTYQLYSNIFNATSKDFQSYIISNYPNLIYNVHDFNKAYYSLMKKSDSVSKSGSSHIDKNNKVLLLSNKNKLSLQAKHITFKYRNIYTTYAIRYNEIDSLTDEPLKKEIIDALKVLSVKKSEYIKENENIDYFILVNNKAQVKIIRRISSTNIKNVYKDALMKNMVEINATNVDSVCSTVGSRHTYCYVTIIDNLNNEDTLTTLKKIYQHVNNSYASFTSKLGADEIESNMFIQPVYLLKSSMTKNFSKFVKDKSVTTYDSFFMDYSANTFATVNEIKNLSNYSQKKEDLSFLSNIYKDIEILTFEKIPKYCLPLGVNCLYNPKKTFSYRLYNIFKRTSQMQVIVSAVVGFFLYPSFKQYGQLRYAYLAASIGATLLVTNIKDFLLLLAN, from the coding sequence ATGAAGAGCATGTCGTCGTACGACACGGGGCCGGAATCCTCGGAGCTGAGCTCGTTCAGTCTGAAGAGGAAGTCGTCATCCAAGGGGAAGGGCGACAAACATagcaaggggaaaaatgtggaaaagagTAACAGCGCAGATTACAGTGAcgagaaagaaacaaaaaagaaagacgaacagaagaagaaaaaaaacgagcagaaagataaaaagagCATAATGAGCAATGATCAaagtaaaaatgcaaaaagtggaaaacaGAGTAACGTTGAAAAGACCCCAGTAGACATGTTCAAaagtaaattaaaattattaacggacaatataattattattgcaattattttatcctttatGACACTGATAACGTTTAAatatttggaagaaaaatattccatGGAGAAATATCTGGAGGAGGGAGATTCCTTTGATTATTATGAGGTGttaaaatgcaaaagaagTGACagcataaataaaataaaaaaaaattatcgtgATTTATCGAAAATATACCATCCAGATAGCAACAAGGATTGTAAGGATTGTGACAAAAAGTTTAGAGATATTACAAAGGCATATAAAACCTTGTCTGATCCGAGATTGAAAAAGGCATATGATCATTCGAAAGGAAAAGTTTTAAAGTTAATTGAGTCTAACAGTATTAATTTGACCATGAGAAATTATAAGGATTTGGTGGAGAATTCCAATGACTACTGGATCATTCAGGTTTATTCAGACACAGATAATCTAAGTTTGAATTTCTCCAAAATTTGGGAAGAAGCATTCGATAAATATAATGAGTATATATCTTTTGGacgtataaatatattgaCAGATAAAAAATTAGTTAAGGCTAAAGTACCTTttaatgtgaaaatttttcctacCATCTTTATTCTGGCACCAGATGGGACCTATCAGTTATATTCAAATATCTTTAATGCCACATCAAAAGATTTCCAATCATATATTATTAGCAACTATCCTAACTTAATATATAACGTGCATGATTTTAACAAGGCGTATTATTCACTGATGAAGAAAAGTGACTCTGTCAGTAAAAGTGGATCTTCTCACattgataaaaataataaggtGCTTCTTCTGTCCAACAAAAATAAGTTAAGCCTTCAAGCCAAGCACATCACGTTCAAGTATAGGAACATTTACACTACCTATGCCATACGCTACAACGAAATTGACAGCTTAACAGATGAGCCACTCAAGAAGGAAATTATAGACGCCCTTAAAGTGCTCAGTGTAAAAAAGAGTGAATAcattaaggaaaatgaaaatattgaTTACTTCATTTTGGTGAATAATAAAGCACAAGTGAAAATTATTAGACGAATTTCCTCTACGAATATTAAGAATGTATATAAAGATGCCCTCATGAAAAACATGGTAGAAATTAACGCTACCAATGTCGACTCCGTTTGTTCTACTGTCGGTTCCAGACACACCTACTGTTATGTTACCATCATCGATAATCTGAACAATGAAGATACACTAACAacattgaagaaaatttatcaACATGTAAATAATTCCTACGCAAGTTTTACCTCCAAATTGGGTGCGGATGAAATTGAGAGCAACATGTTCATTCAACCAGTCTATTTACTAAAATCCAGTATGACAAAAAATTTCTCCAAATTTGTTAAGGACAAATCTGTAACCACTTATGACTCTTTCTTTATGGACTATTCTGCCAACACCTTTGCCACAgtaaatgaaataaagaattTAAGTAATTATtcacagaagaaggaagacctttcttttctttccaacATTTACAAAGACATTGAAATTTTGACTTTTGAGAAAATCCCCAAGTACTGTCTACCCTTGGGGGTTAATTGTCTCTATAACCCCAAGAAGACCTTTTCCTATCGACtgtataatatttttaagagGACTTCCCAAATGCAGGTCATCGTTTCTGCCGTCGTgggttttttcctttacccttCTTTTAAACAGTACGGTCAGTTGAGGTACGCTTATCTCGCTGCCTCCATAGGTGCTACCCTCCTCGTTACTAACATCAAGGATTTTTTACTCCTCTTGGCGAATTAG